CCGACGGCGCGACCGAGCTGCTCACGAGCCACGAACCGGGCGACGACGGCCCAGGCGCCTTCTACCGGAAGTTCGGGTTCACCCCGACCGGCGAGATCGACGACGGCGAGACCGTGCTGCGCCTCGCGTGGTGAGCTAGCTGCCCAGCTGCAGGCCCAGGTACACGCCACCGCCCGCGGCGAGCGCGCCGAGGAGGAACCCCGCCACGTGCGGGAATTCGAGATCCTCGAGCAGGGCCTCGCGCCCGAGCGCGACGAGCAGGCCCAGTCCGCCGAGCACGATCAGCAGGACGTCCGCGCCGACGGTCGCGCGCAGGTCGACCACCGTGCCGCTCTTGCGCACGAAGAGGACCCGGTCGGTCACCTTCGAGACCTGGACGACCACCGGCGTGCCCGGCTCGGTGTCGAGCGCCTGCTGGAGGTCGCCGAACTCCCAGTCCGCCGCGCCTGCGCTGCGGACGGTGATGAAGTACGTCGTCGACGCGGCCGTGTCCTTGCCGGGCGGGTGGTACTCCTGGCGGTGCGCGACGACCGTGCCTTCGATGTCGTAGGTCGGGGCGTCCCGCACGGTCAGGTCGTGGACGGCGAAGGTGAGCATGCCGGCCGGGATCGCGAACCACAACACGGTCCCGATGAGCCGCAGCACGATCATCGGGACAGCCGACCACGGGCGCGGGTGCGCCGGGAGGGGACAACGACCGTCGCCGGGGTTGTGACCGCGGTCACGGTCGGTCACATCGGTCCGGTCGGTGGAGTCGTGGGGGTGACGGACCCGGAAACCCCCGGGGCCCGCGATCCCCATAGGAGTTCCGATGTCCACCGCGTACCTGATCGTCACCCTCTTCGCCGCCGCGTTCGTCGGGTTCTCGGCCGTCTCGGTCTTCGCCCGGGCGAAGTGGGTCGTCGAGCCGATCACCTCGTACGGCGTGCCGGAGGCGTGGTGGCCGTGGCTGGGCGCGGCGAAGGCCGCCGGCGCGCTCGGGCTGGTCGCCGGGTTGTTCGTGCCGGCGATCGGCGTCGCCGCGGCGATCGGGCTGGTGCTGTACTTCCTCGGCGCCGTCGTGACCGTGGCTCGCGCCCGGTCGTACGGGCACCTGGCGTTCCCGGTGCTCTACCTGGCTCCGGTCGTGGCGTCGCTGGCGTTGCTGTCCTGAGCGGCGAGCCAGGTGAGGGCGTCGGCCGCGTGATCCAGCACGGAGATGTGGCCGTCACCGGGGGTGAGCCGGAGCTCGGCGCCGGGGATCCGCTTCGCCAGCCACCTGCTGTGCGTGGCGGGGATCATCCGGTCGTCGGCGCCGTGGACGAGGAGCGTCGGCGCGGTGATGGCCGCGGGATCGCAGCCCCACGGCGTGACGTAGGCGAGGTCGTCGTCGACCAGGCCGGCGGCACCGAGGGCCGGCTGGACGACCTCGTCGAGCCAGGACCACGACCCGGTGAGGGCGGCGAAGTCGGCCTTGGTGAAGACCTCGGGATCGAACTGGGCGGCGGCCTCGTGCTTTTCCTTGGCAGCCCGCCCTTCGGTGGCGGCGCGCAGCGAAGCGGCACTGGCGGCGGCCATGCCGTCGAACCACCCCTCGGCCCCGAAGGGCGCGACGGCGGCAAGGCTCGCGACGGCTTTCACACGACCGGGCACCAGAGCCGCGGCGGCGAGAGCGTGCGAGCTGCCGCCCGAGTGCCCCATGACGGCGAAGCGGTCGATCCCGAGAGCGTCGGCGACGGCGGCGACGCACTCGGCGGCGTTCCCGACGCGCCGGTCCGGCAGGTGCGTGGAGCGACCGTAGCCGGGCCGGTCGTAGGAAACCCAGCGCACGCCGAGCCTTTCGGCGAGCGGCAGCAGCGGCCCGGGCGGCGCGCCGAGGTTGGGCGTGCCGTGGTGCCAGAAGACGGTGAGCCGCGCGGGGCCGCCGGTGTCGTAGACGTGGAGCGTGCGCCCGTCGGGGAGGGTCAGATCCGTCTCGGTGACCATGGGCCGAGCCTAGCCGGTGTAACGAAAAGCCGGTCCGGATCGTCGGAAGACGACACCACCACCACGAGGGGAGCCGCCATGAGCACCGGGAACTACGCGCCGCTGGGCGACGACCGGCATCCGGTCAACGTCTGGTACGACGAGGGAACGCAGTCGATCCACCTGACCTGCAGCGACCCGCGCCTGACCGACGAACATGGGCAGAAGCCGGGCTTCCGCACGGTGTTCACCGCCAATCCGCGCTCGGCGGACTACAGCCCGGCCAACTTCAACCGCCTCGCGAGGTACCTGCGTCAGCAGGGCAAGCCGGCGCCCGACGAGGTCGCCCTGCACCCGCGGCACCTGGCTCAGCGCGGCGAAGTGATCGAGGCGCTCGCCACGGACGGCTGAGCGTCAGCGGGCCAGCTTCTCCGCCAGCCACGCCAACGACAACGGGTACCGGTAGTCGATCGCGGCGTGACCGGCCTCGAACAGCTCGAAGTGGATCCGCTCCGCCGGCAGCCCCGCCTCGAGCACCTTCGCCCGGAACGCCTCCGCGCCGACGTCGAGGTAGTACTCGTCGCTCGTGCCCGCGTCGATCCACACCGCGCGCCACGAGCTCACCGCCTCCGCGCGCGACGGGACCATGCGCACCGGGTCCCAGTCCAGCCAGCGTTGCCACACCTCGGGCCGCAGCACGCCCGTCGCGGGGTCGAACGGCAGCTCCGGTGTCCCGTCCGGGCTCGCCGAGAAGCACGCCGACACCCCGATCAGCTGGAGCAGCGTCGCGTCCTCCGGGCGGGTGAACGCCGGCCGGGCGCGGAAGTCCGCCCACCACGCCTGGATGTCGCGGTCGTAGCCGCGCAGGGCACGGACCGCCTGCCCGAAGTCCGGGACGTAGCACAGCTCGTACAGCGAGTCGCCCGCGTGCGTCGCCAGGGCGCCGAACAGGTCGGGACGCAGCATCGGCGTGATCATCGCGCCGAACCCGCCGGACGACTTGCCCGCGATCGCGCGGGACTCGCGGTCCGGGATCGTCCGGTAGCGCGCGTCCACCCACGGCACGATCTCGTCGCAGAGGTACGAGTGATAGCGGCCCGTTCCCGGCGAGTCGACGAACTGCGAGCCGCCGTACGCGGTCCACGCGTCGACGTACACCACGACGCAGCCCGGCGCGCCGCCGGCGAACACCGCGTCGGCCGTTTCGACGAACGGCTGCCGGAACGGCGTCCGGTTGGCCCACATCGACAGGTGCCCGGTGTAGCCCTGGATCACGTACACGACGGGGTACCGCTCGGTGCTGTCGTCGTAGCCCGGTGGGACGTACACCCACAGCGGCCGTTCGTGCGGGTCGCCGAGCGGGTTGTCCCGCAGCAGCGCGGATTCGACGGTGTGCCGGTCGAGCCGGCCGGCGAGGTCGCCGTCCCAGGGCAGCATGCCGCCAGTCAACCACGACCCAACCGCTTGCACGGGCTAAGCGATACCTCTTTTCCGCGGGTAGCGTTGAGCCGTTCCGCCCCGACCTCCGTGTTATGGGCACGGTGGTGGGTCAGGGGAATGCGGGGAAGAACCATGAGAAATCCGGGGCCGTTGTTCACACTTCTCGCGGGCGTCGTGCTCGCCGGCGGGATCGGGATCGTCAACCTGGCGACCGGGACCGGCGTCGCGCCGGTCGCCGGGGCCGCCAACGCGGCGAGCGTCGGGAGTACTTCGGCGCCGCCGCCGACGACGTCCGCAGCGCCGAAAGCCGCAGCGCCGAAAGCGGCTGCGCCCGCCCGGGCGGACTACGCGGGGCGCGTCACCGGCGGCGGCGCGTCCGTCGCGGTGTCGGTGCGTGACGGCCACGCCATCGCCTACCTCTGCGACGGCAAGAAGGTCGAAGCCTGGCTGCAGGGCGTGACGGTCGGCGGGAAGCTGGACCTCAAAGGGGCGAAGAACGCCAGCCTGACGGGCAGCTTCGACGTCGCTTCGGTCACCGGGACCGTGACGGCGGCCGGCAAGACCTGGCAGTTCAGCGCGCCCACGGCCGCGAAGCCGGCGGGGCTCTACCGCGCGGCGCCGAAGGTCAAGGGCAAGACGGGCAAGGTCGGCTGGATCGTGCAACCCGACGGCAGCCAGGTCGGCATCCTCACGACGGAGGAGGATTCGGCCGCCGCGCCGGCGCTGAACTTCGCGTCCGGCGCCACCGCGACCGTCGACGGTGTGCCCGTGACCGCCGAGCCGGTCAGCGGCCTGGCCGGGAACGGTGACTTCTGATGACCACGGCGGGCAACCGCGCCGGGGTCGCGCTCCTCGTGCCGCTCGTGGTCGGCGCCGTCGTCTCGCTGGTGCTCGGCGTCTACGGCAGCCTGCACACGCCGACCGGCGTGGCCGTGAACGTCGCCGGGTTCTCGAGCCCGATGTCGGTGAAGGCGTGGCTCGCGACGGTCGTCGTCGTGCTGGCCGTCGTCCAGCTGCTCTCGGCGCTGGCGATGTACGGCAAGCTCGGCCGGACCGCGCCCGCGTGGGTCGCGCCGGTGCACCGCTGGTCGGGGCGGCTGGCGTTCCTCGTGTCGATCCCGGTGGCGCTGCACTGCCTCTACGCGCTCGGGTTCCAGTCGTTCGACACCCGCGTGCTCCTGCACTCCCTGCTGGGTTGCTTCTTCTACGGCGCGTTCGTCGCGAAAATGCTGCTGCTGCGCAGGGACGGCGCGCCCGGCTGGTCGCTCCCGGTCTTCGGCGGCCTCGTGTTCACCGCCCTCGTCGGGCTCTGGCTGAGCGCGTCGCTGTGGTTCTTCACCCAATCGG
The window above is part of the Amycolatopsis camponoti genome. Proteins encoded here:
- a CDS encoding DoxX family protein, encoding MSTAYLIVTLFAAAFVGFSAVSVFARAKWVVEPITSYGVPEAWWPWLGAAKAAGALGLVAGLFVPAIGVAAAIGLVLYFLGAVVTVARARSYGHLAFPVLYLAPVVASLALLS
- a CDS encoding alpha/beta hydrolase-fold protein, whose translation is MLPWDGDLAGRLDRHTVESALLRDNPLGDPHERPLWVYVPPGYDDSTERYPVVYVIQGYTGHLSMWANRTPFRQPFVETADAVFAGGAPGCVVVYVDAWTAYGGSQFVDSPGTGRYHSYLCDEIVPWVDARYRTIPDRESRAIAGKSSGGFGAMITPMLRPDLFGALATHAGDSLYELCYVPDFGQAVRALRGYDRDIQAWWADFRARPAFTRPEDATLLQLIGVSACFSASPDGTPELPFDPATGVLRPEVWQRWLDWDPVRMVPSRAEAVSSWRAVWIDAGTSDEYYLDVGAEAFRAKVLEAGLPAERIHFELFEAGHAAIDYRYPLSLAWLAEKLAR
- a CDS encoding DUF6529 family protein, whose translation is MTTAGNRAGVALLVPLVVGAVVSLVLGVYGSLHTPTGVAVNVAGFSSPMSVKAWLATVVVVLAVVQLLSALAMYGKLGRTAPAWVAPVHRWSGRLAFLVSIPVALHCLYALGFQSFDTRVLLHSLLGCFFYGAFVAKMLLLRRDGAPGWSLPVFGGLVFTALVGLWLSASLWFFTQSGLTF
- a CDS encoding alpha/beta fold hydrolase, with the protein product MVTETDLTLPDGRTLHVYDTGGPARLTVFWHHGTPNLGAPPGPLLPLAERLGVRWVSYDRPGYGRSTHLPDRRVGNAAECVAAVADALGIDRFAVMGHSGGSSHALAAAALVPGRVKAVASLAAVAPFGAEGWFDGMAAASAASLRAATEGRAAKEKHEAAAQFDPEVFTKADFAALTGSWSWLDEVVQPALGAAGLVDDDLAYVTPWGCDPAAITAPTLLVHGADDRMIPATHSRWLAKRIPGAELRLTPGDGHISVLDHAADALTWLAAQDSNASDATTGAR